The following proteins are encoded in a genomic region of Maribacter hydrothermalis:
- a CDS encoding DUF1501 domain-containing protein, with amino-acid sequence MSEKKIVEERSLILNRRSFLGKAAMGVGGIGLASLIGTNLFRKGENGLYTADSGPAGVKGVLDSLHHPSKIKRVIYLFQSGGPSQLELFDYKPLLNQRRGEDLPESIRNGQRLTGMTSGQDKFPLVGSNFGFQRHGKNGTYISDLLPYTAKMVDDICIVKSMYTEAINHDPAVTFFQTGSQQPGRPSIGSWLSYGLGSENENLPAFTVLLSRGSGRPNGQPLYTRLWGNGFLHSLHQGVQFRAAKDPVLYLNDPKGTTADVKRSMLDKLAELNDQHYQESGDPEIQSRIAQYEMAYRMQTSVPDVMNTDGEPDYIYKMYGSDAKIPGTFAANCLLARRLAEKDVRFIQLYHMGWDQHDNLPGAIQKQAKDVDQASAALVADLKQRGMLEDTLVIWGGEFGRTNYSQGLLTDTTYGRDHHPRCFTMWMAGGGIKPGIVYGETDEFGYNVVKDPVHVHDFQATMLHQLGIDHEKFTYKYQGRRFRLTDVEGKVINDILS; translated from the coding sequence ATGAGCGAAAAGAAAATAGTTGAGGAGCGGTCTCTAATCTTAAACAGACGTTCTTTTTTAGGAAAAGCGGCAATGGGTGTTGGCGGAATAGGATTAGCTTCATTAATTGGTACTAATCTCTTTAGAAAAGGAGAAAATGGGTTATATACTGCAGATAGTGGCCCGGCCGGAGTAAAGGGAGTATTAGATTCCTTACATCATCCATCGAAAATAAAAAGGGTTATTTACCTTTTTCAAAGCGGTGGACCTTCGCAATTAGAACTGTTCGATTATAAACCTCTTTTAAATCAGCGTAGAGGGGAAGATTTACCAGAATCTATTCGTAATGGGCAACGTTTAACAGGGATGACTTCCGGACAGGATAAATTCCCATTGGTAGGCTCTAATTTCGGATTTCAAAGACATGGTAAAAATGGCACATACATAAGTGACCTCTTGCCATATACCGCCAAAATGGTGGACGATATATGTATCGTAAAATCAATGTATACAGAGGCAATTAATCATGACCCTGCGGTTACGTTTTTTCAAACAGGATCACAGCAACCGGGCAGACCAAGTATTGGCTCGTGGTTAAGTTATGGTTTGGGTAGTGAAAATGAAAATTTACCTGCATTTACAGTGTTACTTTCCAGGGGCTCAGGTAGGCCAAATGGTCAACCTTTATATACCAGGCTTTGGGGTAACGGATTTTTACATTCGCTACACCAAGGGGTACAGTTTAGAGCGGCAAAAGATCCCGTTTTATATTTAAATGATCCAAAAGGAACTACGGCAGATGTAAAAAGGTCTATGCTGGATAAATTGGCTGAACTTAATGACCAACATTATCAGGAATCTGGCGACCCAGAAATACAAAGTAGAATTGCCCAGTACGAAATGGCATACAGAATGCAAACGTCGGTGCCCGATGTTATGAATACTGATGGCGAACCAGATTATATCTATAAAATGTATGGCTCAGATGCGAAGATACCGGGTACTTTTGCCGCAAACTGTTTGTTAGCGAGAAGGCTAGCGGAGAAAGATGTTCGTTTTATTCAATTGTACCATATGGGTTGGGATCAACATGATAATCTGCCAGGTGCTATACAAAAACAGGCAAAAGATGTAGATCAAGCTTCTGCAGCATTGGTTGCCGATTTAAAGCAACGGGGTATGTTAGAGGATACCTTGGTAATTTGGGGAGGAGAATTTGGTAGAACAAATTACTCACAAGGCTTACTAACCGATACAACTTATGGCAGAGATCACCACCCTAGATGTTTTACGATGTGGATGGCCGGTGGGGGCATAAAACCAGGAATCGTTTACGGGGAAACAGATGAATTTGGCTATAACGTAGTTAAAGACCCAGTACACGTGCATGATTTTCAAGCAACAATGCTACATCAATTGGGTATTGACCATGAAAAATTCACCTATAAATATCAAGGTAGACGTTTTAGACTAACCGATGTTGAAGGCAAAGTAATCAACGATATTTTATCTTAA